The following coding sequences are from one Vulpes vulpes isolate BD-2025 chromosome 12, VulVul3, whole genome shotgun sequence window:
- the CZIB gene encoding CXXC motif containing zinc binding protein isoform X1: MGKIALQLKATLENVTNLRPLGEDFRWYLKMKCGNCGEISEKWQYIRLMDTVALKGGRGSASMVQKCKLCARENSIEILSSTIKSYNAEDNEKFKTIVEFECRGLEPIDFQPQAGFAAEGVESGTVFSDINLQEKDWTDYDEKAQESVGIYEVTHQFVKC, translated from the exons ATGGGG aAAATTGCGCTGCAGCTCAAAGCCACGCTGGAGAATGTCACCAACCTCCGCCCCTTGGGCGAGGACTTCCGGTGGTACCTCAAG ATGAAATGTGGCAACTGTGGTGAGATTTCAGAGAAGTGGCAGTATATTCGGCTGATG GACACTGTGGCACTGAAGGGAGGTCGTGGCAGCGCCTCCATGGTCCAGAAGTGCAAACTATGTGCGAGGGAAAACTCCATCG AGATTTTGAGCAGCACCATCAAATCTTACAAT GCTGAAGACAATGAGAAGTTCAAGACAATTGTGGAGTTTGAGTGCCGAGGCCTTGAACCAATTGATTTCCAGCCCCAG GCGGGGTTTGCTGCTGAGGGTGTGGAATCGGGGACAGTCTTCAGCGATATTAATCTGCAGGAGAAG gaCTGGACGGACTATGACGAAAAGGCTCAGGAATCTGTGGGCATCTACGAGGTCACCCACCAGTTTGTGAAGTGCTGA
- the CZIB gene encoding CXXC motif containing zinc binding protein isoform X4: protein MGVRRRPTAAEKIALQLKATLENVTNLRPLGEDFRWYLKMKCGNCGEISEKWQYIRLMDTVALKGGRGSASMVQKCKLCARENSIEILSSTIKSYNAEDNEKFKTIVEFECRGLEPIDFQPQAGFAAEGVESGTVFSDINLQEKDWTDYDEKAQESVGIYEVTHQFVKC, encoded by the exons ATGGGGGTGAGGCGGAGGCCGACTGCCGCCGAG aAAATTGCGCTGCAGCTCAAAGCCACGCTGGAGAATGTCACCAACCTCCGCCCCTTGGGCGAGGACTTCCGGTGGTACCTCAAG ATGAAATGTGGCAACTGTGGTGAGATTTCAGAGAAGTGGCAGTATATTCGGCTGATG GACACTGTGGCACTGAAGGGAGGTCGTGGCAGCGCCTCCATGGTCCAGAAGTGCAAACTATGTGCGAGGGAAAACTCCATCG AGATTTTGAGCAGCACCATCAAATCTTACAAT GCTGAAGACAATGAGAAGTTCAAGACAATTGTGGAGTTTGAGTGCCGAGGCCTTGAACCAATTGATTTCCAGCCCCAG GCGGGGTTTGCTGCTGAGGGTGTGGAATCGGGGACAGTCTTCAGCGATATTAATCTGCAGGAGAAG gaCTGGACGGACTATGACGAAAAGGCTCAGGAATCTGTGGGCATCTACGAGGTCACCCACCAGTTTGTGAAGTGCTGA
- the CZIB gene encoding CXXC motif containing zinc binding protein isoform X3 translates to MGKIALQLKATLENVTNLRPLGEDFRWYLKDTVALKGGRGSASMVQKCKLCARENSIEILSSTIKSYNAEDNEKFKTIVEFECRGLEPIDFQPQAGFAAEGVESGTVFSDINLQEKDWTDYDEKAQESVGIYEVTHQFVKC, encoded by the exons ATGGGG aAAATTGCGCTGCAGCTCAAAGCCACGCTGGAGAATGTCACCAACCTCCGCCCCTTGGGCGAGGACTTCCGGTGGTACCTCAAG GACACTGTGGCACTGAAGGGAGGTCGTGGCAGCGCCTCCATGGTCCAGAAGTGCAAACTATGTGCGAGGGAAAACTCCATCG AGATTTTGAGCAGCACCATCAAATCTTACAAT GCTGAAGACAATGAGAAGTTCAAGACAATTGTGGAGTTTGAGTGCCGAGGCCTTGAACCAATTGATTTCCAGCCCCAG GCGGGGTTTGCTGCTGAGGGTGTGGAATCGGGGACAGTCTTCAGCGATATTAATCTGCAGGAGAAG gaCTGGACGGACTATGACGAAAAGGCTCAGGAATCTGTGGGCATCTACGAGGTCACCCACCAGTTTGTGAAGTGCTGA
- the CZIB gene encoding CXXC motif containing zinc binding protein isoform X2, translated as MGVRRRPTAAEKIALQLKATLENVTNLRPLGEDFRWYLKDTVALKGGRGSASMVQKCKLCARENSIEILSSTIKSYNAEDNEKFKTIVEFECRGLEPIDFQPQAGFAAEGVESGTVFSDINLQEKDWTDYDEKAQESVGIYEVTHQFVKC; from the exons ATGGGGGTGAGGCGGAGGCCGACTGCCGCCGAG aAAATTGCGCTGCAGCTCAAAGCCACGCTGGAGAATGTCACCAACCTCCGCCCCTTGGGCGAGGACTTCCGGTGGTACCTCAAG GACACTGTGGCACTGAAGGGAGGTCGTGGCAGCGCCTCCATGGTCCAGAAGTGCAAACTATGTGCGAGGGAAAACTCCATCG AGATTTTGAGCAGCACCATCAAATCTTACAAT GCTGAAGACAATGAGAAGTTCAAGACAATTGTGGAGTTTGAGTGCCGAGGCCTTGAACCAATTGATTTCCAGCCCCAG GCGGGGTTTGCTGCTGAGGGTGTGGAATCGGGGACAGTCTTCAGCGATATTAATCTGCAGGAGAAG gaCTGGACGGACTATGACGAAAAGGCTCAGGAATCTGTGGGCATCTACGAGGTCACCCACCAGTTTGTGAAGTGCTGA
- the CPT2 gene encoding carnitine O-palmitoyltransferase 2, mitochondrial isoform X1, whose product MAARLLLLRAGPRRPAGGPGPVCRRLSAGSGSREYLQRSIVPTMHFQDSLPRLPIPKLEDTIKRYLRAQKPLLDDGQFRKTEQFCKSFENGIGKELHEQLVAQDKQNKHTSYISGPWFDMYLTAREPVVLNFNPFMAFNPDPKSEYNDQLTRATNMTISAIRFLKTLRAGLLEPEVFHLNPAKSDTDTFKRLIRFVPSSLSWYGAYLVNAYPLDMSQYFRLFNSTRLPRPVRDELVTDESARHLLVLRKGHFYVFDVLDQDGNIVSASEIQAHLKYILSDSSATPDFPLAYLTTENRDVWAELRERLVSGGNEEALRKVDTAVFCLCLDDFPIKDLVHLSHTMLHSDGTNRWFDKSFNLILAKDGTAAVHFEHAWGDGVAVLRFFNEVFKDSTQAPAITPQSQPARTDSSAAVRRLNFKLDDAMKASISAAKDKFDAIVKTLTIDFIQFQRGGKEFLKNQKLSPDAVAQLAFQMAFLRQYGRTVATYESCSTAAFKHGRTETIRPASIFTKKCSEAFVREPSRHSAGELCQMMAECSTYHGQLTKEAAMGQGFDRHLFALRYLAAAKGIALPELYLDPAYRQINHNILSTSTLSSSTVNIGGFAPVVPDGFGIGYAVHDKWIGCNVSSYPGRNAREFLQCVEKALEDIFDAIEGKHIKT is encoded by the exons GCTGCCTATTCCCAAACTTGAAGACACCATTAAGAGATACCTGCGTGCACAGAAACCTCTCTTAGACGATGGCCAGTTCAG GAAAACAGAACAGTTTTGCAAGAGTTTTGAAAATGGGATTGGAAAAGAACTGCATGAGCAGCTGGTTGCTCAGGACAAGCAGAATAAACATACGAGCTACATTTCAG GTCCCTGGTTTGATATGTACCTAACCGCTCGAGAACCCGTCGTCTTGAACTTTAATCCATTCATGGCATTCAACCCTGACCCAAAGTCGGAGTATAATGACCAGCTCACCAGGGCGACCAACATGACCATTTCGGCCATCCGGTTTCTGAAGACGCTCCGGGCCGGTCTCTTGGAACCAGAGGTTTTCCATTTGAACCCTGCCAAAAGTGACACCGACACCTTCAAGAGACTCATACGCTTTgtgccttcctctctgtcctggTATGGCGCCTACTTGGTTAATGCATACCCCCTGGATATGTCTCAGTATTTTCGGCTTTTCAATTCAACTCGTTTACCCAGGCCTGTTCGTGATGAACTTGTCACTGATGAGAGCGCTAGGCACCTTCTGGTCCTAAGGAAAGGACATTTCTATGTTTTTGATGTCCTAGATCAAGATGGAAACATTGTGAGCGCCTCTGAAATCCAGGCTCATCTGAAGTACATTCTCTCAGACAGCAGCGCCACCCCTGACTTTCCCCTGGCCTATCTGACCACTGAGAACCGAGACGTCTGGGCAGAGCTCAGGGAGAGGCTGGTGAGTGGTGGCAATGAGGAGGCCCTGAGGAAAGTGGACACTGCTGTGTTCTGTCTCTGCCTAGATGACTTCCCCATTAAGGACCTTGTCCACCTGTCTCACACCATGCTGCACAGTGATGGCACAAACCGCTGGTTTGATAAGTCCTTTAACCTCATTCTAGCCAAGGATGGCACTGCGGCTGTCCACTTTGAGCATGCCTGGGGTGATGGTGTGGCAGTGCTCAGGTTTTTTAATGAAGTGTTTAAAGATAGCACTCAGGCCCCTGCTATCACCCCACAGAGCCAGCCGGCCCGCACTGACTCTTCTGCTGCCGTGCGGAGACTTAACTTCAAGCTGGATGATGCCATGAAGGCCAGCATTAGTGCTGCTAAGGACAAGTTTGATGCCATTGTGAAAACCCTCACCATCGACTTCATCCAATTTCAGAGAGGGGGCAAAGAGTTTTTGAAAAACCAGAAGCTGAGCCCTGACGCAGTAGCTCAGCTGGCCTTCCAGATGGCCTTCCTGAGGCAGTATGGGCGGACAGTGGCCACCTACGAGTCGTGTAGCACTGCAGCATTCAAGCACGGCCGCACTGAGACCATCCGCCCAGCCTCCATCTTCACAAAGAAGTGTTCTGAGGCTTTTGTCAGGGAGCCCTCCAGACACAGTGCTGGAGAGCTTTGCCAGATGATGGCCGAGTGCTCCACGTATCATGGCCAGCTGACCAAGGAAGCAGCAATGG GCCAGGGCTTTGACCGACACTTATTTGCTCTGCGGTACCTGGCAGCAGCCAAGGGGATTGCTCTGCCTGAGCTCTACCTGGACCCTGCATACAGACAGATAAACCACAACATCCTGTCCACAAGTACACTGAGCAGTTCAACAGTGAACATTGGCGGCTTTGCCCCTGTGGTCCCTGATGGCTTTGGCATTGGGTATGCTGTTCATGACAAGTGGATAGGCTGCAACGTCTCCTCCTATCCAGGCCGCAATGCCCGGGAGTTTCTCCAGTGTGTAGAGAAGGCCTTAGAGGACATATTTGATGCCATAGAAGGCAAACACATCAAAACATAG
- the CPT2 gene encoding carnitine O-palmitoyltransferase 2, mitochondrial isoform X2, with product MTFCPKGLASSNKIKLPIPKLEDTIKRYLRAQKPLLDDGQFRKTEQFCKSFENGIGKELHEQLVAQDKQNKHTSYISGPWFDMYLTAREPVVLNFNPFMAFNPDPKSEYNDQLTRATNMTISAIRFLKTLRAGLLEPEVFHLNPAKSDTDTFKRLIRFVPSSLSWYGAYLVNAYPLDMSQYFRLFNSTRLPRPVRDELVTDESARHLLVLRKGHFYVFDVLDQDGNIVSASEIQAHLKYILSDSSATPDFPLAYLTTENRDVWAELRERLVSGGNEEALRKVDTAVFCLCLDDFPIKDLVHLSHTMLHSDGTNRWFDKSFNLILAKDGTAAVHFEHAWGDGVAVLRFFNEVFKDSTQAPAITPQSQPARTDSSAAVRRLNFKLDDAMKASISAAKDKFDAIVKTLTIDFIQFQRGGKEFLKNQKLSPDAVAQLAFQMAFLRQYGRTVATYESCSTAAFKHGRTETIRPASIFTKKCSEAFVREPSRHSAGELCQMMAECSTYHGQLTKEAAMGQGFDRHLFALRYLAAAKGIALPELYLDPAYRQINHNILSTSTLSSSTVNIGGFAPVVPDGFGIGYAVHDKWIGCNVSSYPGRNAREFLQCVEKALEDIFDAIEGKHIKT from the exons GCTGCCTATTCCCAAACTTGAAGACACCATTAAGAGATACCTGCGTGCACAGAAACCTCTCTTAGACGATGGCCAGTTCAG GAAAACAGAACAGTTTTGCAAGAGTTTTGAAAATGGGATTGGAAAAGAACTGCATGAGCAGCTGGTTGCTCAGGACAAGCAGAATAAACATACGAGCTACATTTCAG GTCCCTGGTTTGATATGTACCTAACCGCTCGAGAACCCGTCGTCTTGAACTTTAATCCATTCATGGCATTCAACCCTGACCCAAAGTCGGAGTATAATGACCAGCTCACCAGGGCGACCAACATGACCATTTCGGCCATCCGGTTTCTGAAGACGCTCCGGGCCGGTCTCTTGGAACCAGAGGTTTTCCATTTGAACCCTGCCAAAAGTGACACCGACACCTTCAAGAGACTCATACGCTTTgtgccttcctctctgtcctggTATGGCGCCTACTTGGTTAATGCATACCCCCTGGATATGTCTCAGTATTTTCGGCTTTTCAATTCAACTCGTTTACCCAGGCCTGTTCGTGATGAACTTGTCACTGATGAGAGCGCTAGGCACCTTCTGGTCCTAAGGAAAGGACATTTCTATGTTTTTGATGTCCTAGATCAAGATGGAAACATTGTGAGCGCCTCTGAAATCCAGGCTCATCTGAAGTACATTCTCTCAGACAGCAGCGCCACCCCTGACTTTCCCCTGGCCTATCTGACCACTGAGAACCGAGACGTCTGGGCAGAGCTCAGGGAGAGGCTGGTGAGTGGTGGCAATGAGGAGGCCCTGAGGAAAGTGGACACTGCTGTGTTCTGTCTCTGCCTAGATGACTTCCCCATTAAGGACCTTGTCCACCTGTCTCACACCATGCTGCACAGTGATGGCACAAACCGCTGGTTTGATAAGTCCTTTAACCTCATTCTAGCCAAGGATGGCACTGCGGCTGTCCACTTTGAGCATGCCTGGGGTGATGGTGTGGCAGTGCTCAGGTTTTTTAATGAAGTGTTTAAAGATAGCACTCAGGCCCCTGCTATCACCCCACAGAGCCAGCCGGCCCGCACTGACTCTTCTGCTGCCGTGCGGAGACTTAACTTCAAGCTGGATGATGCCATGAAGGCCAGCATTAGTGCTGCTAAGGACAAGTTTGATGCCATTGTGAAAACCCTCACCATCGACTTCATCCAATTTCAGAGAGGGGGCAAAGAGTTTTTGAAAAACCAGAAGCTGAGCCCTGACGCAGTAGCTCAGCTGGCCTTCCAGATGGCCTTCCTGAGGCAGTATGGGCGGACAGTGGCCACCTACGAGTCGTGTAGCACTGCAGCATTCAAGCACGGCCGCACTGAGACCATCCGCCCAGCCTCCATCTTCACAAAGAAGTGTTCTGAGGCTTTTGTCAGGGAGCCCTCCAGACACAGTGCTGGAGAGCTTTGCCAGATGATGGCCGAGTGCTCCACGTATCATGGCCAGCTGACCAAGGAAGCAGCAATGG GCCAGGGCTTTGACCGACACTTATTTGCTCTGCGGTACCTGGCAGCAGCCAAGGGGATTGCTCTGCCTGAGCTCTACCTGGACCCTGCATACAGACAGATAAACCACAACATCCTGTCCACAAGTACACTGAGCAGTTCAACAGTGAACATTGGCGGCTTTGCCCCTGTGGTCCCTGATGGCTTTGGCATTGGGTATGCTGTTCATGACAAGTGGATAGGCTGCAACGTCTCCTCCTATCCAGGCCGCAATGCCCGGGAGTTTCTCCAGTGTGTAGAGAAGGCCTTAGAGGACATATTTGATGCCATAGAAGGCAAACACATCAAAACATAG